From a region of the Podarcis muralis chromosome 16, rPodMur119.hap1.1, whole genome shotgun sequence genome:
- the DPM3 gene encoding dolichol-phosphate mannosyltransferase subunit 3 — translation MTKLLQWLWTLSILGAVWAALTLNLLGLDPLPPAWHQVLWPLPTYLLVAFGCYSLGVVGYRLATFNDCEEAARELQEQIREAREDLSRRGLQF, via the coding sequence ATGACGAAACTCCTGCAGTGGCTCTGGACTCTGTCTATCCTGGGCGCCGTCTGGGCGGCTCTCACTCTCAACCTTTTGGGGCTCGACCCGCTGCCCCCAGCCTGGCACCAAGTGCTGTGGCCCCTGCCCACCTACCTGCTGGTGGCCTTTGGCTGCTACTCGCTGGGCGTCGTCGGGTACCGCTTGGCCACCTTCAACGACTGCGAGGAGGCGGCGAGAGAGTTGCAGGAGCAGATCCGAGAGGCCCGGGAAGACCTCTCCCGCCGCGGACTGCAGTTCTGA
- the SLC50A1 gene encoding sugar transporter SWEET1 isoform X1, with product MGPVGLQLLSGACLLFSLGMFGTGLSDLKQMFATQSVENIQFLPFLTTDVNNLSWLSYGFLKGDWTLILVNAVGVTLQTLYILVYFYFSSEKRSVLLKTMGLLAVLLLGYGYFNLLVPDVSVRLTRLGLFCSLFTITMYLSPLADLAKIVTSRSTQCLSFPLTVTTFLASASWTLYGILLQDVYIAVPNVPGIATSLIRFWLFWRFPPDLNKTYKSLQA from the exons ATGGGTCCGGTGGGGCTGCAGCTGCTCTCGGGGGCCTGCCTGCTCTTCTCCCTGGGCATGTTCGGGACTGGCCT GTCTGACCTGAAGCAGATGTTTGCAACCCAGAGTGTGGAGAACATCCAGTTCCTGCCGTTCCTCACCACCGATGTCAA TAATTTGAGCTGGCTGAGTTACGGCTTCCTGAAGGGAGACTGGACTCTCATCCTCGTCAACGCGGTGGGCGTGACGTTGCAGACTCTCTACATCCTGGTCTACTTCTACTTCAGCTCCGAGAAG CGGTCTGTGCTGTTGAAGACCATGGGCTTATTGGCAGTGCTCCTCCTCGGCTATGGCTACTTCAACCTGCTGGTTCCGGATGTTTCCGTGCGCCTGACGCGCCTGGGTCTCTTCTGCAGCCTCTTCACCATCACCATGTACCTCTCGCCACTAGCTGACCTG GCCAAGATCGTGACGAGCCGCTCCACGCAGTGCCTCTCCTTTCCGCTGACGGTCACAACCTTCCTGGCTTCTGCCTCCTGGACCTTGTATGGGATTCTGCTTCAGGATGTTTACATCGCG GTCCCCAACGTGCCAGGCATAGCCACCAGCCTCATCCGGTTCTGGCTCTTTTGGCGCTTCCCTCCGGACCTCAACAAAACCTACAAGTCGCTGCAGGCCTGA
- the SLC50A1 gene encoding sugar transporter SWEET1 isoform X2: protein MRRGVECNTYRGGAALQRRVSGSDLKQMFATQSVENIQFLPFLTTDVNNLSWLSYGFLKGDWTLILVNAVGVTLQTLYILVYFYFSSEKRSVLLKTMGLLAVLLLGYGYFNLLVPDVSVRLTRLGLFCSLFTITMYLSPLADLAKIVTSRSTQCLSFPLTVTTFLASASWTLYGILLQDVYIAVPNVPGIATSLIRFWLFWRFPPDLNKTYKSLQA, encoded by the exons ATGCGACGTGGCGTGGAGTGTAACACGTATCGCGGTGGGGCAGCGCTCCAGCGACGTGTTTCTGG GTCTGACCTGAAGCAGATGTTTGCAACCCAGAGTGTGGAGAACATCCAGTTCCTGCCGTTCCTCACCACCGATGTCAA TAATTTGAGCTGGCTGAGTTACGGCTTCCTGAAGGGAGACTGGACTCTCATCCTCGTCAACGCGGTGGGCGTGACGTTGCAGACTCTCTACATCCTGGTCTACTTCTACTTCAGCTCCGAGAAG CGGTCTGTGCTGTTGAAGACCATGGGCTTATTGGCAGTGCTCCTCCTCGGCTATGGCTACTTCAACCTGCTGGTTCCGGATGTTTCCGTGCGCCTGACGCGCCTGGGTCTCTTCTGCAGCCTCTTCACCATCACCATGTACCTCTCGCCACTAGCTGACCTG GCCAAGATCGTGACGAGCCGCTCCACGCAGTGCCTCTCCTTTCCGCTGACGGTCACAACCTTCCTGGCTTCTGCCTCCTGGACCTTGTATGGGATTCTGCTTCAGGATGTTTACATCGCG GTCCCCAACGTGCCAGGCATAGCCACCAGCCTCATCCGGTTCTGGCTCTTTTGGCGCTTCCCTCCGGACCTCAACAAAACCTACAAGTCGCTGCAGGCCTGA